In Gadus macrocephalus chromosome 11, ASM3116895v1, a single genomic region encodes these proteins:
- the LOC132467377 gene encoding procathepsin L-like — protein MFNCMLLASLCLTAAAMFDTEFDLPWAMWKRTHNKNYETQVEEVGRRELWEFNLKMISVHNLEASMGRHTYRLSMNHLGDRTREERLRLLARMHIPSDHQRAHTAFQGAASDPLPDSLDWRDKGYVTKVKDQYLCGSCWAFSAVGALEGQLAKTTGKLVDLSPQNLVDCSGRFGNHGCLGGSMHQAFRYVIANEGIDSEEAYPYRAKGQQCMYTAASRAANCSGYMILPQGREELLQRAVALVGPISVAIDASQQKFAFYESGVYNEPTCTQKVNHGVLVVGYGTQDGQEYWLVKNSWGKGFGEKGYIRMSRNQGNQCGIAVYCSFPIMNKETN, from the exons ATGTTTAACTGTATGCTGCTCGCCTCCCTTTGTCTGACGGCGGCGGCAATGTTTGACACTGAGTTTGACCTCCCCTGGGCAATGTGGAAAAGGACCCACAACAAGAACTATGAGACCCAG gTGGAAGAGGTGGGCCGCAGGGAGCTGTGGGAGTTCAACCTGAAGATGATCAGTGTCCACAACCTGGAGGCGTCCATGGGCCGGCACACCTACCGCCTCAGCATGAACCACCTGGGAGACAgg ACAAGAGAGGAGAGACTCCGGTTGTTGGCTAGGATGCATATTCCCTctgaccaccagagggcgcACACGGCCTTCCAGGGAGCAGCCAGCGATCCTTTGCCAGATAGCCTGGACTGGAGGGACAAGGGCTACGTCACCAAAGTTAAAGATCAG tACTTGTGCGGGTCCTGCTGGGCCTTCAGTGCTGTGGGGGCCCTGGAGGGCCAGCTGGCCAAGACCACCGGGAAGCTGGTGGACCTAAGCCCTCAGAACCTGGTGGACTGCTCCGGCCGCTTCGGGAACCACGGCTGCTTGGGGGGCAGCATGCACCAGGCCTTCCGCTACGTCATCGCCAACGAGGGGATAGACTCTGAGGAGGCCTACCCCTACCGGGCCAAA GGTCAACAGTGCATGTACACCGCGGCGTCCCGCGCAGCTAACTGTTCCGGCTACATGATCCTGCCACAGGGCAGAGAGGAGTTGCTGCAGCGCGCCGTGGCACTCGTGGGACCCATCTCCGTAGCGATCGACGCCTCCCAACAGAAATTTGCTTTCTACGAGAGCG GGGTGTACAACGAGCCGACGTGCACCCAGAAGGTGAACCACGGGGTGCTGGTGGTTGGCTACGGGACGCAGGACGGCCAGGAGTACTGGCTGGTGAAGAACAG tTGGGGAAAAGGCTTTGGAGAAAAGGGGTACATCCGAATGTCTCGTAACCAGGGCAACCAGTGTGGCATCGCTGTGTACTGCTCCTTCCCCATTAtgaacaaagaaacaaactaa